Proteins from a single region of Gossypium arboreum isolate Shixiya-1 chromosome 1, ASM2569848v2, whole genome shotgun sequence:
- the LOC108481293 gene encoding LOW QUALITY PROTEIN: probable aldo-keto reductase 1 (The sequence of the model RefSeq protein was modified relative to this genomic sequence to represent the inferred CDS: inserted 1 base in 1 codon; substituted 1 base at 1 genomic stop codon): MIWLFFPFFLSILPFGLQVSRLGFGCGGLSGILNAPLSHQDGCSVIKEDFSNGITFFDAADVYGKNHENEIMVCKALNQLPRDQIQLATEFSTVVLGYNXAIKGTLEXVRYCCESSLKWLDVDYNDLYYQHLVDTSVPIEETMEELKKLVEEGKIKYIVLSEASAVTIKRAHAIHPITALQMEYSLWTRKIEDEIIPVCW, encoded by the exons ATGATATGGCTTTTCT tccCTTTCTTCCTCTCTATCTTACCCTTTGGCCTACAGGTTTCAAGGCTAGGATTTGGATGTGGAGGCCTTTCTGGTATATTAAATGCCCCCCTTTCACACCAAGATGGATGTTCTGTTATAAAAGAAGATTTTAGCAATGGCATCACCTTCTTTGATGCAGCCGATGTCTACGGCAAAAACCACGAAAATGAGATCATGGTCTGCAAG GCCTTGAACCAGCTTCCTCGAGATCAAATTCAACTTGCGACGGAATTCAGTACTGTTGTGTTGGGTTACA TCGCCATCAAGGGTACCCTCGAATAAGTACGATACTGCTGCGAATCTAGTCTCAAGTGGCTCGATGTGGATTATAACGATCTGTACTACCAACATCTTGTGGACACTTCGGTTCCAATAGAGGAGACT ATGGAGGAGCTAAAGAAGCTGGTGGAAGAAGGGAAAATAAAGTACATTGTGTTATCTGAAGCTAGTGCTGTCACCATAAAAAGAGCTCATGCAATTCATCCCATTACTGCCTTACAAATGGAGTATTCTCTCTGGACTCGGAAAATCGAAGATGAGATCATTCCGGTTTGCTGGTAG
- the LOC108480980 gene encoding uncharacterized protein LOC108480980 isoform X1 has product MAVAKAACLNHISRESSDIRRLANFYKEIFGFEEIESPDFGEFKVIWLNLPGSFPMHLIERNPLTKLPEGPYSSTAAVADPSNLPRGHHICLTVSNFDSFVQSLKMKLWEFVRIKEFRLFRGPSPMEKSGRSSFLIQMVMDWRLPVGKLHD; this is encoded by the exons ATGGCGGTGGCGAAAGCAGCTTGCCTTAACCACATATCCAGAGAATCCTCTGACATTAGACGCCTTGCTAATTTCTACAAAGAG ATCTTTGGGTTCGAGGAGATTGAGAGCCCAGATTTCGGGGAATTCAAGGTAATATGGTTGAATCTTCCGGGATCTTTTCCCATGCATTTAATTGAAAGGAACCCACTCACGAAACTTCCCGAAGGTCCGTACAGCTCCACGGCGGCCGTTGCTGACCCTAGTAATCTTCCTAGAGGTCATCATATTTGCCTCACCGTTTCCAATTTCGATTCTTTTGTTCAGTCTCTCAAG ATGAAATTGTGGGAATTTGTCAGGATAAAGGAATTCAGACTTTTCAGAGGTCCCTCCCCAATGGAAAAGTCAGGCAGATCTTCTTTTTTGATCCAGATG GTAATGGATTGGAGGTTGCCAGTAGGGAAGCTCCATGATTAG
- the LOC108483740 gene encoding transmembrane emp24 domain-containing protein p24beta3-like, which produces MERKWRKIWGLIGLLLLNFVNNVSSLSLTITKVECVYEIVRSEGDIVSGNFVVVDHHIFWSSDHPGIDFSITSPGGDILHNLKGTSGDKFSFKAPRSGLYQFCFHNPLSTPETIALYIHIGHIPNEHNLAKNEHVDPINVKIAELREALEAVTTEQKYLKARDAVHRRTNESTKKRVIGYTVGEYILLTIASVLQVVYIRRLFSKSVGYNRI; this is translated from the exons atggagaGGAAATGGAGAAAAATATGGGGTTTAATTGGTTTGCTTCTTTTGAATTTTGTGAATAATGTTTCGTCGCTTTCGCTTACCATAACCAAAGTCGAATGCGTATACGAGATCGTCCGATCCGAGGGTGACATCGTTTCCGGTAACTTCGTTGTCGTTGATCACCATATTTTCTGGTCCTCCGATCACCCCGGCATTGATTTCAGT ATAACTTCTCCTGGGGGTGACATCCTTCATAATTTGAAGGGTACATCCGGGGATAAGTTTTCGTTCAAAGCACCACGAAGTGGACTGTACCAGTTTTGTTTCCACAATCCCCTTTCTACACCGGAGACAATTGCCCTCTATATTCATATCGGGCACATACCTAACGAGCACAATCTTGCCAAAAATG AACATGTGGACCCAATTAATGTGAAAATTGCTGAGCTGAGGGAGGCTTTGGAGGCTGTTACAACCGAGCAAAAGTACTTAAAAGCACGTGATGCTGTTCACCGTCGTA CAAATGAGAGCACGAAAAAGCGTGTGATAGGTTACACTGTTGGGGAATACATTTTGCTAACAATCGCTAGTGTACTACAAGTTGTATACATCCGTCGTCTCTTCAGCAAATCCGTTGGATATAATCGAATTTGA
- the LOC108481295 gene encoding uncharacterized protein LOC108481295, producing the protein MRIHPSPKKRNIAIQYEMDPRSEAERPRKKLRRLPHLFGRVLELPFRSDADVTVEESSDRFKFVAETDERIGDVVRAHAMEIHPGVTRIVIRSENLVDFCSLDHIELDMWRFRLPEMARPELASAIYEDGELIVTVPKGELGGGMRNGNTNNNRLVLVQ; encoded by the coding sequence ATGAGAATCCACCCATCGCCTAAGAAAAGAAACATTGCCATCCAATATGAGATGGACCCAAGATCTGAAGCCGAGAGACCTCGCAAGAAGCTCAGGCGGTTGCCTCACCTCTTCGGCCGCGTTTTGGAACTACCATTTAGGTCGGACGCCGATGTGACGGTGGAAGAAAGCTCCGATCGTTTCAAGTTTGTGGCTGAAACGGACGAGAGGATTGGCGATGTCGTGAGGGCTCATGCAATGGAAATCCACCCTGGGGTTACTAGGATCGTAATAAGGTCAGAAAATTTGGTGGATTTTTGTTCATTGGATCATATAGAGCTCGACATGTGGCGATTCAGGTTGCCGGAGATGGCACGACCAGAGCTGGCTAGTGCTATTTACGAGGATGGGGAGCTTATTGTGACGGTGCCTAAGGGAGAGCTTGGTGGTGGTATGAGAAACGGTAACACTAATAATAACAGGCTTGTTCTTGTACAATAA
- the LOC108480764 gene encoding uncharacterized protein LOC108480764: MDETFFDLMELLKKQSITETVVDILIYAVPIWLAVTIGLAVGWSWRPRWTGLVLLAFRPKFRFIWTAPPGFGARRLWLAFTALSAFSVFRTIFCNFIKRRFKESASDSSVPLQSPPPTAWISPESVADAVSPGGRAEEREQDIVTENDLAHLLHLLEGKDGEMEWQRMMERTTSNMSYQAWRQEPESGPAIYRSRTVFEDATPEVVRDFFWDDEFRPKWDTMLAYFKTLDECPCTGLMIVHWIRKFPFFCSDRDYIIGRRIWEDGKTYYCVTKGVPYPGLPKRDKPRRVELYFSSWIIRPVESRKGDGQLSACEVSLVHYEDMGIPKDVAKLGVRHGMWGAVKKLHSGMRAYQSARKTDTSLSKCALMARITTKISCDENISSPGCGRVSREDENSQSTVIIKRKNDNSLNWKWIAIAGTVALAFGLRSGVVGKALLVGAGQRIGRR; this comes from the exons ATGGATGAGACGTTCTTCGATCTAATGGAGTTATTGAAGAAGCAATCGATAACAGAAACAGTTGTCGACATTTTGATATATGCCGTGCCTATATGGTTAGCCGTAACGATCGGGCTTGCAGTCGGTTGGTCTTGGCGTCCTAGGTGGACCGGCTTGGTTCTTCTTGCCTTTCGACCAAAGTTCCGGTTCATTTGGACCGCTCCTCCAGGATTCGGAGCTCGCCGACTTTGGTTAGCCTTCACCGCGCTCTCGGCTTTCTCCGTTTTTCGGACGATTTTCTGTAACTTTATTAAAAGGAGATTTAAGGAATCGGCTTCGGATTCTTCGGTTCCATTACAATCTCCGCCGCCTACGGCGTGGATTTCACCGGAAAGTGTTGCTGATGCTGTTAG CCCCGGCGGTAGAGCTGAAGAAAGAGAGCAGGATATTGTCACAGAGAATGACTTAGCACACCTCTTACATTTACTCGAAGGGAAAGATGGGGAGATGGAATGGCAAAGGATGATGGAAAGGACTACTTCAAATATGTCATACCAAGCATGGCGCCAAGAGCCTGAG AGTGGCCCTGCAATTTACCGAAGTAGAACGGTCTTTGAGGACGCAACTCCAGAGGTGGTTAGGGATTTCTTCTGGGATGATGAATTTCGACCAAAGTGGGATACTATGCTCGCATACTTCAAAACTTTGGACGAGTGCCCTTGTACGGGATTAATGATTGTTCACTGGATAAGAAAG TTCCCATTTTTCTGCAGTGATCGAGATTATATAATTGGTCGAAGAATATGGGAGGATGGAAAGACTTACTATTGTGTGACAAAG GGGGTACCATATCCTGGTTTGCCAAAGCGTGATAAGCCAAGACGAGTGGAGCTTTACTTTTCAAGTTGGATTATTAGGCCTG TTGAGTCTCGGAAAGGCGACGGACAGCTATCCGCATGCGAAGTTTCTCTTGTACATTACGAAGACATGGGGATCCCGAAAGATGTGGCAAAACTGGGCGTTCGTCACGGCATGTGGGGAGCTGTAAAAAAGTTACACTCAGGCATGAGGGCGTACCAGAGTGCAAGAAAAACCGATACTTCATTGTCTAAATGTGCACTCATGGCAAGAATTACAACAAAGATCTCTTGTGATGAGAACATAAGTTCTCCCGGTTGCGGTCGTGTTTCAAGGGAAGATGAAAACAGTCAAAGTACGGTTATTATTAAGAGGAAGAACGATAACAGCCTTAATTGGAAGTGGATAGCCATAGCCGGGACCGTGGCGCTGGCTTTCGGACTTCGCTCGGGCGTAGTTGGTAAGGCATTGTTAGTTGGAGCAGGGCAGAGAATTGGCCGACGgtga
- the LOC108482271 gene encoding magnesium transporter MRS2-2-like, with translation MTHVVPADPQVLVTVKKKAQPSRSWAVLDSNGETTLLDVDKYAIMHRVNIHARDLRILDPLLSYPSTILGRDGAIVLNLEHIKAIITAEEVLLRDPSGEYVIPVVQELQRHLPVVNAINQGPEAIGHIDAEAADECVSPFEFRALEVTLESICSFLAARTLELETAAYPALDELTSLISSRNLDRVRKLKSAMTRLTARVQKVRDALEQLLDDDDDMADLYLSRKLATSSPVSGSGAANWYAVSPTIGSKISKASRGSIATIHGDENDVEELEMLLEAYFMQIDGTLNKLTTLREYIDDTEDYINIQLDNHRNQLIQLELFLSSGSVCLSVYSLVAAIFGMNIPFTWNDNHGYVFKWVVIISGLLSALLFILIMSYARLKGLVGS, from the exons ATGACGCACGTGGTGCCGGCGGACCCACAGGTGTTGGTGACGGTGAAGAAGAAGGCACAGCCGTCGCGAAGTTGGGCCGTTTTGGACAGCAATGGCGAAACCACCTTGTTGGACGTCGATAAGTACGCTATCATGCATCGAGTTAACATCCACGCCCGTGATTTACGCATCCTCGATCCCCTCTTGTCTTACCCTTCTACCATTCTTGGCCGTGATGGTGCTATTGTTTTAAATTTAGAG CATATCAAGGCAATTATTACGGCTGAGGAG GTATTGCTTCGAGATCCATCGGGTGAATATGTTATCCCTGTTGTTCAAGAACTTCAAAGGCATCTACCTGTAGTGAATGCCATTAATCAAGGTCCGGAAGCAATTGGCCATATTGATGCCGAAGCAGCTGATGAATGTG TGTCTCCATTTGAATTCCGAGCACTGGAGGTAACTTTGGAATCCATATGTAGTTTTCTAGCAGCCCGTACACTAGAACTAGAGACTGCAGCTTATCCTGCTTTAGATGAACTTACCTCCCTG ATTAGTAGCCGTAATTTAGATAGAGTTCGTAAATTGAAGAGTGCAATGACCAGATTGACTGCTAGGGTACAAAAG GTGAGGGATGCACTCGAACAACTATTGGATGATGACGACGACATGGCTGACCTTTATCTGTCGAGAAAGTTAGCTACATCTTCACCTGTTAGTGGATCAGGTGCTGCCAATTGGTATGCTGTATCTCCTACCATAGGATCAAAGATTTCCAAAGCAAGTAGAGGAAGCATAGCAACAATTCATGGCGATGAAAATGACGTAGAGGAGCTCGAAATGTTACTAGAG GCTTATTTTATGCAAATTGATGGAACATTGAATAAATTAACCACG CTGCGGGAATATATCGACGATACAGAGGACTACATCAATATTCAG CTCGACAATCACCGAAATCAGTTAATCCAG TTAGAGCTCTTTCTAAGTTCAGGAAGTGTTTGTTTATCTGTCTATTCTTTGGTGGCTGCAATATTTGGGATGAACATTCCATTTACATGGAACGATAACCATGGATACGTGTTTAAATGG GTGGTGATCATCTCGGGGCTACTTTCTGCACTTTTGTTCATACTGATTATGTCCTATGCTCGGTTGAAGGGTTTGGTTGGATCTTGA
- the LOC108480913 gene encoding stem-specific protein TSJT1-like — MLAVFDKSVAKSPDGLTVADQPQAVSALKDGFLANHFGSVHPGSVTINLGSSGVMAYSREKQNPLLPRLFAVVGEIFCMFQGHIENVAVLKQQYGLNKTADEGIIVIEAYRTLRDRGPYPPDQVVRDIQGKFVFILFDSSSKSTFIASDADGTVPFFWGTDADGHLVLADDEETVKKGCGKSSAPFPKGCFFTSSGGLRSFEHPQNELKAVPRVDGSGQACGATYCVDTETKKESTGMKKVDSAANWSTNY; from the exons atgcTAGCAGTTTTTGACAAATCGGTTGCCAAGAGCCCAGATGGTCTTACTGTTGCTGATCAGCCACAAGCAGTATCAGCTCTCAAAGATGGTTTCTTAGCTAATCATTTTGGCTCAGTTCATCCTGGTTCAGTCACCATCAATCTTGGATCTTCGGGTGTTATGGCTTATTCTCGTGAAAAACAGAACCCACTTCTCcccag ACTGTTTGCGGTAGTCGGTGAAATTTTCTGCATGTTTCAAGGACATATCGAGAACGTTGCTGTCCTTAAGCAACAATATGGCTTGAACAAAACAGCAGACGAGGGGATTATCGTTATTGAAGCTTATAGAACCCTCAGAGACAGAGGCCCTTACCCTCCAGACCAGGTTGTGAGAGATATCCAGGGGAAGTTTGTTTTCATCCTCTTCGATAGCTCTTCGAAATCTACATTCATAGCTTCT GATGCTGATGGAACTGTACCTTTCTTCTGGGGAACCGATGCTGACGGCCATCTGGTTCTTGCAGATGATGAGGAGACCGTGAAAAAGGGCTGTGGGAAATCTTCTGCTCCATTCCCAAAAG GGTGTTTCTTCACATCCTCTGGAGGGTTAAGGAGCTTCGAGCATCCCCAGAACGAGTTGAAGGCAGTGCCAAGGGTGGATGGTTCAGGTCAGGCCTGTGGTGCTACGTACTGTGTGGATACAGAGACGAAGAAGGAATCAACAGGAATGAAGAAAGTCGACAGTGCTGCGAACTGGTCGACAAACTACTGA
- the LOC108483739 gene encoding uncharacterized protein LOC108483739, with translation MAEAEVGSGEGKPQEMSLKDKGNEFFKAGNYLKAAALYTQAIKQDPSNPTLYSNRAAAFLHLVKLNKALADAETTITLKPQWEKGYFRKGCILEAMERYDDALAAFQIALQYNPQSAEVSRKIKRLSQLAKDKKRAQEVQNLRSNVDIAKSLETLKSEMSEKYKSEDSWKEMFSFLIETMETAVKSWHETSKVDPRVYFLLDKEKSQADKYAPVVNIDKAFESPHTHSSCFSFLRQYAEDSFSRAACLVAPKSIIAYPQVWKGQGSRKWKHGQHDGFFVQFESPLLRKLWFISSSNEMGKTLCRDPEVLDIGAHEVLPRLFKENLSSSS, from the exons ATGGCAGAAGCAGAGGTAGGATCTGGTGAAGGAAAGCCCCAAGAGATGTCGTTGAAGGATAAAGGGAATGAGTTTTTCAAGGCTGGGAACTACCTTAAAGCTGCTGCTCTTTACACTCAGGCCATTAAACAAGACCCTTCAAATCCCACTCTTTATAG CAATCGAGCAGCAGCGTTTCTACATTTGGTTAAACTTAACAAAGCGCTGGCTGATGCTGAGACAACAATTACTTTGAAACCTCAGTGGGAAAAG GGATATTTTCGAAAAGGATGCATTTTAGAGGCTATGGAACGATATGACGAT GCTTTAGCTGCCTTCCAAATAGCTTTGCAGTACAACCCACAAAGTGCAGAAGTCTCAAGAAAAATTAAGAGACTTTCACAGCTTGCAAAAGATAAAAAGCGAGCTCAAGAAGTGCAAAACTTGCGATCCAATGTAGATATAGCAAAAAGCTTGGAAACATTGAAATCTGAAATG TCTGAAAAGTACAAATCGGAAGATAGTTGGAAAGAGatgttttcttttcttattgAGACAATGGAAACAGCTGTAAAATCATGGCATGAGACTTCCAAAGTGGATCCTAGAGTCTACTTCCTTCTTGATAAGGAGAAGAGCCAAGCCGATAAATATGCTCCAGTTGTCAATATTGACAAG GCTTTTGAATCGCCTCATACGCACAGCAGTTGTTTTTCATTTCTTAGGCAATATGCTGAAGATTCTTTCTCTAGAGCAGCTTGTTTAGTTGCTCCTAAAAGTATCATAGCTTATCCACAG GTCTGGAAAGGTCAGGGTTCAAGGAAGTGGAAGCATGGGCAACATGATGGTTTCTTTGTTCAATTCGAGTCACCACTCTTGCGAAAACTATGGTTTATTTCGAGTTCCAATGAGATGGGGAAGACACTGTGCAG GGATCCAGAGGTTCTAGATATAGGTGCACATGAAGTACTTCCACGCCTTTTCAAAGAAAATCTATCCAGTTCCTCATGA
- the LOC108480980 gene encoding glyoxylase I 4 isoform X2 has protein sequence MAVAKAACLNHISRESSDIRRLANFYKEIFGFEEIESPDFGEFKVIWLNLPGSFPMHLIERNPLTKLPEGPYSSTAAVADPSNLPRGHHICLTVSNFDSFVQSLKDKGIQTFQRSLPNGKVRQIFFFDPDGNGLEVASREAP, from the exons ATGGCGGTGGCGAAAGCAGCTTGCCTTAACCACATATCCAGAGAATCCTCTGACATTAGACGCCTTGCTAATTTCTACAAAGAG ATCTTTGGGTTCGAGGAGATTGAGAGCCCAGATTTCGGGGAATTCAAGGTAATATGGTTGAATCTTCCGGGATCTTTTCCCATGCATTTAATTGAAAGGAACCCACTCACGAAACTTCCCGAAGGTCCGTACAGCTCCACGGCGGCCGTTGCTGACCCTAGTAATCTTCCTAGAGGTCATCATATTTGCCTCACCGTTTCCAATTTCGATTCTTTTGTTCAGTCTCTCAAG GATAAAGGAATTCAGACTTTTCAGAGGTCCCTCCCCAATGGAAAAGTCAGGCAGATCTTCTTTTTTGATCCAGATG GTAATGGATTGGAGGTTGCCAGTAGGGAAGCTCCATGA